The Deltaproteobacteria bacterium HGW-Deltaproteobacteria-6 genome has a segment encoding these proteins:
- the atpC gene encoding ATP synthase F1 subunit epsilon: MSDELMLEVVTPEKIAFSGIVDEVTIPGTEGEFGVLRGHEPFLTSVDIGELYFLVAGKKTNYAVNTGYAEVTGSKVTILIETAERADAIDKDRATRAKEKATASLAQLTKEHDDYEKMRLALARAINRISVAERLM, encoded by the coding sequence ATGTCGGATGAATTAATGCTTGAAGTTGTAACGCCGGAAAAAATTGCTTTTTCCGGAATAGTGGATGAAGTAACAATTCCCGGAACAGAAGGTGAATTTGGGGTTTTGCGAGGCCATGAACCCTTCTTAACATCAGTGGATATTGGTGAACTTTATTTTCTGGTTGCCGGTAAAAAGACAAATTATGCCGTCAATACCGGCTATGCGGAAGTGACAGGCAGTAAAGTAACCATATTAATTGAAACGGCGGAAAGAGCTGATGCCATTGATAAAGACAGAGCGACGAGGGCAAAAGAAAAGGCTACGGCGAGTTTGGCGCAACTGACCAAGGAGCATGACGATTATGAAAAAATGCGTTTGGCTCTTGCTCGCGCGATTAACCGGATTAGTGTTGCTGAAAGATTAATGTAA
- the atpG gene encoding ATP synthase F1 subunit gamma — translation MASLKDIKRKVSAVQKTKQITRAMNMVAASKFKSAQMKMENFRPYAGKFMDVLSSVALRVDSSSHPLLAVRDPKKIRVICMTSDRGLCGGFNTNLIKATERFLKEKGKESKEIALVSVGRKGRDFFRKKSNIIAQKVDVLSKFDMTLAVSIADEVITPFIKEEYDELYLIYNQFVNVSVQKPTIVRLFPLPSIGQDTEMDSDKRLDYTYEPSDEVLLHKLLPMYVHVLVYRALLETSAGENGARMAAMDNATSNCEELISSLTLKMNKARQAAITAELMDIVGGTEALSKG, via the coding sequence GTGGCCTCGCTTAAAGACATAAAAAGAAAAGTTAGCGCCGTTCAAAAGACGAAGCAGATCACACGCGCCATGAATATGGTTGCCGCGTCAAAATTTAAATCGGCGCAGATGAAGATGGAAAATTTCCGGCCTTACGCTGGAAAATTTATGGATGTTCTTAGTAGTGTTGCTTTACGTGTGGATAGTTCTTCTCATCCATTGCTGGCGGTTCGTGACCCCAAAAAAATAAGAGTTATTTGTATGACGTCCGACCGGGGGCTTTGTGGCGGGTTCAATACAAACCTTATTAAAGCAACAGAGCGATTCTTAAAGGAAAAAGGAAAAGAAAGCAAAGAAATTGCCTTAGTCAGCGTCGGCCGCAAAGGCCGGGATTTTTTTCGAAAGAAGTCGAACATCATTGCACAAAAGGTTGATGTCTTAAGTAAATTTGACATGACGCTGGCGGTTTCCATTGCGGATGAAGTTATTACCCCTTTTATCAAAGAGGAGTATGACGAACTCTATTTAATCTATAATCAGTTTGTCAATGTTTCCGTTCAGAAGCCTACAATTGTCCGGCTGTTTCCTTTACCGTCAATCGGCCAGGATACGGAGATGGATTCTGATAAGCGTCTTGATTATACTTATGAACCATCGGATGAAGTGTTGCTGCATAAATTACTGCCGATGTATGTTCATGTTTTGGTTTATCGGGCTCTCCTGGAAACATCAGCCGGTGAAAACGGCGCTCGGATGGCTGCCATGGATAATGCAACCAGCAATTGCGAAGAACTGATCAGCAGTTTGACGCTGAAAATGAATAAAGCAAGACAGGCGGCAATTACGGCGGAGTTAATGGATATCGTTGGCGGTACCGAAGCTTTGTCGAAAGGTTAA
- the atpD gene encoding F0F1 ATP synthase subunit beta: MNIGKIVQVIGPVVDVAFEEGKLPSILNAILITNPAINDNEDNLVVEVAQHLGDNVVRCIAMDVTDGLVLGRIQNVVGRPVDGLGPINAETHMPIHRLSPTFMEQDTSVHVLETGVKVIDLLVPFPRGGKMGMFGGAGVGKTVVMMEMIHNIAMHHGGISVFAGVGERTREGNDLYREMLESGVIKQAALIYGQMTEPPGARARISLTALANAEYFRDIEGQDVLLFVDNIFRFTQAGSEVSALLGRMPSAVGYQPTLACDLGELQERITSTNKGSITAVQCVYVPADDLTDPAPATTFAHLDGTVVLSRPIAELGIYPAVDPLDSTSRILDPNVIGQDHYMVARQVQVTLQKYKDLQDIIAILGMDELSEADKLTVSRARKIQRFLSQPFFVAAQFTGTEGKFVSVPDTVRGFKEILEGKHDDLPEQAFYMVGGIEEAIEKAQKLS; encoded by the coding sequence ATGAATATCGGAAAGATTGTTCAGGTTATTGGACCCGTTGTTGACGTGGCTTTTGAAGAGGGGAAACTTCCCAGTATTTTAAACGCTATTTTAATTACCAATCCGGCGATCAACGACAATGAAGATAATCTGGTTGTCGAAGTAGCGCAGCATTTGGGCGACAACGTTGTCCGCTGTATCGCCATGGATGTTACCGATGGTCTGGTTCTTGGCAGAATTCAGAACGTTGTAGGTCGCCCCGTGGATGGTCTGGGACCCATTAATGCTGAAACGCACATGCCGATCCATCGTCTATCTCCGACGTTCATGGAGCAGGATACATCCGTTCACGTTCTGGAGACAGGCGTTAAAGTTATTGATCTTCTGGTTCCATTTCCCCGTGGCGGTAAAATGGGCATGTTCGGCGGAGCAGGCGTCGGCAAGACCGTCGTTATGATGGAAATGATTCATAACATTGCCATGCACCACGGCGGCATTTCCGTGTTCGCGGGCGTCGGTGAAAGAACCCGTGAAGGAAACGATCTTTATCGCGAAATGCTGGAATCAGGTGTTATCAAACAGGCTGCCCTTATTTATGGGCAGATGACTGAACCGCCCGGAGCCCGCGCGCGAATTTCATTGACGGCTCTGGCCAATGCGGAATATTTCCGTGATATCGAAGGCCAAGATGTTCTTTTGTTCGTCGACAACATCTTCCGTTTCACACAGGCCGGTTCTGAAGTATCCGCTTTGCTGGGACGCATGCCTTCTGCCGTCGGTTATCAACCGACATTGGCCTGCGATCTTGGTGAACTGCAGGAACGTATTACATCCACCAACAAGGGTTCGATTACGGCCGTTCAGTGCGTTTACGTTCCCGCGGACGACTTGACCGACCCTGCGCCGGCAACCACCTTTGCGCATCTTGACGGAACCGTCGTTTTGTCCCGACCGATTGCCGAACTGGGTATTTATCCCGCGGTGGATCCTCTGGATTCAACATCGCGTATTCTTGACCCTAACGTTATAGGTCAGGATCATTATATGGTCGCCAGACAGGTTCAGGTAACGTTGCAGAAATATAAAGATTTGCAGGACATCATTGCCATTTTGGGTATGGATGAGCTTTCCGAAGCCGATAAGCTGACAGTTAGCCGCGCCAGAAAGATTCAAAGATTCCTTTCGCAGCCCTTCTTCGTTGCCGCTCAGTTTACGGGAACGGAAGGGAAATTTGTCTCCGTGCCCGATACAGTTAGAGGATTCAAGGAAATCCTGGAAGGCAAGCATGATGACTTGCCTGAGCAGGCTTTCTACATGGTTGGTGGCATCGAAGAGGCGATAGAAAAAGCTCAGAAGCTTTCCTGA
- a CDS encoding transcription elongation factor GreA, translating into MDKIPITKEGFEKLKKDLETIKNVSIPENVRDIEIARAHGDLSENAEYAAAKERQSHLYGKSQELENNLASCNIIDITGITSDKVVFGCFVTIADIDSDNGEEIKYQLVGPFESDINQNKISVTSPIGRALIGKKIDSEITVKTPGGTRNFQVIDISVD; encoded by the coding sequence ATGGACAAGATACCTATTACTAAAGAGGGCTTTGAGAAATTAAAAAAGGATCTGGAGACCATCAAGAATGTGTCCATCCCTGAAAATGTTCGTGATATTGAAATAGCGCGTGCCCATGGTGACCTTTCCGAAAATGCGGAATATGCTGCAGCAAAAGAACGTCAGTCCCATCTTTACGGCAAATCACAGGAATTGGAAAATAATCTGGCTTCGTGCAACATAATCGATATAACGGGGATAACCAGCGACAAGGTTGTTTTTGGATGTTTTGTGACCATAGCCGATATTGACAGTGACAACGGTGAAGAAATAAAATATCAGCTGGTCGGCCCTTTTGAATCGGATATCAATCAAAACAAAATTTCAGTAACATCACCTATCGGCAGAGCATTAATCGGGAAAAAAATTGATAGTGAAATTACCGTAAAAACACCGGGCGGTACCCGCAATTTTCAAGTTATCGACATTTCGGTTGACTAA